The Bactrocera dorsalis isolate Fly_Bdor chromosome 2, ASM2337382v1, whole genome shotgun sequence region AGATATAACTATTGTTGTGTACTGATCTCAACACATGTTAATTTTTTCATGGGAGACCCACTTAGCCTGATTGGAGATAAATTCCTTGAGAGTGAAGAGTACACAGCAATCAAGTTAAGACATatgcaaaaattaagaaatgtgTCTTTAAAACAGAAGTCTTCGGCATAATACTTTGTAAATTACATAAACTATTTCATTTGTTAACAATACaagaatatacaatattatagatatgtatgtgtattaattAATACATACTTTCAGGATTCGTAAGGCGtgcaatattattttccatCATTGTAACCTCTTTTCGATATTTTAGTAGGAgtatgttgaaattttttccacattGCGAACATTTTACTTCACTTGCAGTTATAATGTGTCCACAACAGACATCGCAGTAAATTCCTTGTCgaatattctaaaataatgaatttatctCTATTCAGTGttttttgcataattaatactgtttttgttgttgaaattgTACCTGATTAAAATTACATTGTATTTTCATACTAAAAGGAAAGACAAATAATAACTATTTATAGAAAAAGAGAATAATATTGAAACTTGAGTTTAACTGTTTCATAATTAgagtaacaaaacaaaaaaaactgaataataTACTTTAGGTGTTGCAGTTATTGTTGCAGTAGTAAAAATAAACCCAAATATATTGGAGAACAGCTGACAGCGTATGTGATGCATTTTGTAAAAGCAAacaattatgtttttaaattttcaatccaACAATACAACTACACTACCTCtcatttaaagaaatttgtcaGAGTCaaagtgaacaaaattttgtcgTACTTCTTATTGTTTCGTTGCAAATGTTTTTCTactataatattgtattatacggcaatatttcatattttaaatacatataaatgacaTACATTAAAGAACCTTACAATTAGCTCTTTTTCCACAGGAATTTGACAGGCTTTACACTGGCATTGGATATTTATATGTTTCAAAAATGTAGTTCTCTCCGTACGTGTATGCCGAATGCAATTTGCTTTAAAGGAAACCACTAACTCTTCTCCTTTTTTTATATCTCGCAAAGCTATGCCCATTAACATCCCGTTATCAAGTACACTAAAGAGAGATTTGTAATAAAtagtttaattatatattaaaaacaacgCATATACTTACACAACTTTTACATTAGGATCACACGAATGTTTGAATTTACGCAGAGTAGGACAATGCTGTGATAATATCTGGCGCACATGACTGAAGCTTACTCCTAACCGTAAAAAGTAATTCAAGAAGTGTGTGTGGAAATTAATCACAAATGATCGTACGAACTTTAGGCGTTCCATACTCGGCATTTTCGCTATCGATGCACTCATGGCTTTGTGAGAAGTTGTAATTTCAGCCATATAGCCGTACATTATAAATTGGGTGTCACTTGGACTAAAATATAGTTCCACTAATTTATCCTTAAATATAGAAAGGGGACGTTCTATCGGATTACATAATTGTGTGTGTTTAAGTGGTGTAAAATTGctcatatatttttcttgttcctctgaaatttctaaatttcgcGTTGAACTCTCTAAAATTTCAGCTTTGGTTAAATTGTAACATTCGAGTTTATTTTCACTATCCTCCGGTCGAACTGGAGTTATAAGTTTTGTCCATTCTGCTATTTCATCGTAAACTGTTTTATATGTCTGTTTTTTTCCCACCAACGAAATTAAATATTCGAAGTCGAAAGTGTTCAAAAGCAAATGACAAAAGAGACGCATCAATATGACACCAACTAGAACCATTTTATGTGTATCCGGTGTtcgaagttttttataaaatctaaGAATCAAGTTGGCTTTTCTGAATATAAACATCGTTAAACGAAAGGCCGTTACAACCAATGTGGAATATTGCATATTGTgcaatttgttgtaatttggTTTAACTCGCAATAAATTCATCAGAAAACCGAACTCAGAGTTTTCAATGTCCACGCTTTCctctatatttttcaaaatgtctTCTGCTGACATCAGCttccttaaaaaaaacatatacaaatgttataaagaccaaattttcgatttcattCACAAAAATATAAGATGGAATTCTTGTTTAGAGCAGTTATGCCCATGTCTTGACCTCTCGAGCCAAGCTAGCTTCACTGATTTAACATGTACATAATACATAGATCATACGACTATAAGAAATAattgtaagactttgttcatagttttaaaattcttaatttattatattttcaatatacttgtgtcaacgttttttccaatcctcgaaacagatTCACGTTTATTGTCTTCATTTGACTCAAAATGGTTTCCCCGGAGCGATTAACAGAATAGAATACATTATCATggtgcaaaaactaaaaatcgatCGTCTAttttcgggtcgtaagcatagatccaagactcaccGCCAGTGATAATTCATTTTATGACATCTTGGTAGTCAGAAACCATTTAAGGctacgctgtttttcgaaaataaaatgtagtgattttggaaccaatcgtgctttcacttttcttaggcccaagctattcaaatacggcggtgaagaactcatgaggagcatacatcagcttctttatagaatatcgctcatttgctgcaagaccggcataattcaaaaaacgtgattttggagttaatgctgcagaattgttcgttatatcatacttcatgttgagtgaaaaattcatatgaatacctcttatatgctccgcttgagaagaggtgtaaggttggagtcaccgtgtaaggttgtagtaagttgaaaactttaaacgcgttttctggcgaatcgatttttttgacttatgccggtcttgcagcaaatgagcgatatgtttgGACGAAAGCACAaagctctgcccaatccataaaaagggagaccccacaatctacgccaactacAGTGGCCTCCTCAACataactgattggactttatcagttaGGCCTGGAATTTCatcaactgaccagatattcaccatacgccaaatgTTGAAAAAGACCCGAAAAACGAGGATTGACACGACAGCACTAAAAGGAGCAGCCTTTATGTCGCTATATCTGAATTTAATATacctgtgtaagctgacgttgagcaatacaaAAAGCTACGtaaggatcgggaagaacctttCCGagcgttcgataccaagcgaggctTCAAAgaaggtgactccctatcgtgcgacttcttcagtctactgctgaagaaaatgattcgagctgcagagctgaattgagaataagagtgtacagctgctggcgaaaCCTgaagatattgatatcattggccttaacaactgTTCCGTTTGTTCTACTTTCTcaagactggataaggaagcgaagaaaatgggtctggtagtgaacgagggcaagactaAATATCCCCTGTCATTAAATAAACACTCGTCgcacttggctcccacgtcactattgacagcCATAACATCGAAGTCGTAGACaattatcttggaaccagtattaacaccaacaacaatgtcagcctcaaaatccaacgtagaataactcttgccaacaggtgatacttcggactgagtaggcaattgagaagtaaagtcttctctcgacgaataaagaccaaattctcattattctcgtcctgctatatggtacagtgacatggacgatgacaacatctgatgagtcggcgttacaagttttcgaaaaaaaggttctgcggaagatttatggtcctttgcgcattcacaactgcgaatatcgcatttgatgaAACGATGAGCAATACAAGTTATACGatgccattgacatagttcagggaattaagAGACGACTatgctgactaggtcatgtcgtcgtatgaatgaaaacactccagctctaaaagtattcgacgaagGACCCGCTGGAGGAACCAGAGGAAGAAGAatacctccacttcgttggagagatcaggtggagaaggaattGGCTGCAATTGGTATCTCGAGGAGGTTAATAATACAGATGGGCGAAAACCCACCCATACAACTTGTCGTTAaacgaaaatattcaaaatcatGTTACTAAGCCATAATTTGAGATATATACGTAAAACTATAATTTGGTATACGAAATCGCAGTAGGAATGGGAATCTTTAGTTCTACAATTGGTGGAagggcacacctagtgtgatCGCCTGACATAAGGTAGTTttggagaattttttcaaagaacactattgcattaaattttttatatatttgatgAATATAgacaaataatttcattaaaaataaaatttaatttttaacgaaCGAAAAATAACAAGGTAAgtctaagttcgggtgcaaccgaacatttcatactcttacaacttgcaaaaatcaaagccggggaaatactttaaggtgtaaaaccaatcatatagaatGAAATCaactggatgttcgaaaatcaagatattagttatatgtagGCTGGgccaagtttttgctcaaatttaactatttttggcacaaagatacattgttatgtgtacatactcgtatattggccgatatatgcggtacgaagtcacccagaagttcgaaaatctttattttaagtatatatatttgaataatttttaatcataagatggcacacactaaagacattattagtgcaaagttttgttccgttatattaattgcttcttgatttgtgtactagaAAATGAACGAATGaagtgaaatttaaagttgtgctatatgggtcatagaaatatgaaaaatacaatataccaaattttgtcgaaatcggttagtCGGATCTCgggatatgggatttcaccaaaaagtgggcggtgccacgcccatcatTCGATTTTCAAACCGGCTCTAATAAAGCTctttcataccatctcggtggtaaaatttaatgtctttggtATATTTAGTTAGTTagtgatttatcgcgcttttagtagttaacactaccgttatatggggagagAACGGGGTTTTTatcgatttcgtccattttcataTTGGTAGGAGTTCCTAGAATATTCTTGCTGAGCGAATTTGGTTGCTGTGCTTAAGTAATTTAGAAGatttatacattaaacttattagagaaCGGGGCgacgcccactttttaaaaattttttcccaaagGTGCGCTAAAAAACTACCAAATTtcttcaagatatctcaatttgtactcaagttacagcttgcacggacgcaCAGTCaatcggatttcaacttttctcgtcaccctgattatttatacatacatatacaaccctatatctatctcgtttagttttaggtgatacgcacaacctttaggtgaacaaaactataatactctaaAGCAACTGgttcaaaaagtataaaaacaagaaaaaacgtatattaatatacccttcacaggtgaaAAAGATGacttttcggtaaaattgaccatcctcggtcaaacgattttctgcccaatctgcgaactgtagaatagtgaatagcgacccatttcgtaaattttagaccttttactgaatatctgtcactttccgaatggtatttgacatttccaatgtcgaaatttagataattcaaatttaaaacgttagatggcccaccctgtagtaaaatgaaacaaaagtagtagaatgtgttgacttgaggtcacgaaaatttcaaaaaaaaaaaaatttatttccaaagttatatgtgcttgtgtggacccagttccaaaaacaaaggtacttgcggtgacaaccataagtccttggagattcatctaaactCAATcagccaaaaaaaatttgttttataaatagataaacttgggcctgatcgaaggatttttttgtttcaaaaattaacaaaatggcggcctcaggaaatttttgtctaaatttttgggaaaaaaatcaacagttaattggtcttaaaaaatcgaaattttgaaaaaaaaaatccttcgatcaggtccgagtttattatgtattctaaaagaggtatcgattgtccagtgagaatttcatgatatttcatagattcgaagtgaagttattgcgttttaagtgttagtacgtttgtgttatcggtgcaaaaatgagcttcgtacaaagagccaacattaaattttgttttaaaattggtaaaacttttaccgaaacgtttcaattgatgaaacaagtttatggcgatgattgcctatcccgtagcagagtgcacgagtggtttcaacgttttcaaagtgatcgtgaggacataaatgacgatcaatatgtggacctatcaaaatccgtgatcaccggaaattccatcgaaactgtgcgtgaattcatcaaaaatcagccgaaatcatcattgaaattcatggaaatggaattcaacatctctaaaacatcgatttatcgcaatTCGATCGAACATTTGGAATAATAATCGAAAATagaaaaccaagaaaaattagtaaaattataattttctctCTTCCCCCTAAcgttcttcgatttttaccgatcaaaaaaattgcaccacgataacgcccctgctcacacatcgttgtttgtgcgcgactttttggccaaaaacaacacactaatgatgccgcagccaccgtattccccagatctggccccctgtgactttttcttgttccctaaactgaagaggcccatgaaaggaccatgttacgcttctcttgacgagataaagacggcatcgaaggaggagctgaagaagataaaaaaaatgattttttgaagtgcttggaagattggaaaaaccgttggcacaagtgtatatctcatggggattactttgaaggggacaatagatattcatgaataaataaataatttttgaaaaaacacaaacttTTGAACACACCACGTATTAagtgacgaaaaaaaaaatatcctatGTTGTCAAAAGTGTGCTTAATAATGTACGAAAtatccgaataaaattactttttattcttttcttgTTATGTATTAATGATTAATCAtcttttataaaacaattttatgacggcgatgcaaaactttttaaatcatatacatactttaACACTAGATATACCAGCGATTGCAGTATACCTATTTATACCAAACCAGTCAAAATGACTGTTCTTAAAAAGGAAATGTTTAATGGGGTTTCCAgtctttatttacttttaaatttcttatatttcatttatttaacgcCAATCGGCACTATACATCGAATAACAATTATAATTCTTAATAAAACAGgcttaaacatataaaattaagaattaaacaaGTAACCTAGTTCGTATGCTagaattttaataaagctttttttaACGACCTTTCTGAGGTTCTGTAGAGATCCGCTGAAGAAGTTGATGTCACCGTGCAGAGAATTTACCAATCTATAGATTATTTCCTTTGGGCCATtgattacataatttttgttcgATCTGCAAGTTTTCAGGACCCTCATCTGTCTAAGGTTAAGCTCATTTGGTATGACTTCAAAGTCTGCAAGGATTTCTGGGGCATCAATTAATCCATTGAAGATTTtgaagaagaagatgaggtTTGCTACCTGCACCCAGTTATACAGCTCATCTATATCGTTTTGTTAAGATGTGAATATCAAGAACggtgaaaattctacgaaaaatttttaaatcgtcAGCGTATAATAAGTACTCAGACTGAAGTTTCTTCCCAATGTCattcacaaatatgtatgttgaagAGTATGGGCCCAAGGTGGGATCCCTGGGAAACACCAGATGTGAAATCATACTCATCTTAAATTTGTCCGTCGATCCTTACTTGCAACCTTCTTCCTGTTAGGTACGACCTGATACAGCGTAGTGCATTGCAATTCACTCCATAATTTTTTAGCTTCTCCATAAGAGTCTCATGGTCCACTTTGTCGAATGCCTTGCTAAAGTCCGTATATATTGAATGAACTGGAATACGATTGTCCATGGCCTTGAAGATGTAGTTGACATAGGTATATAAGTTTGTTGTAGTGGATCTGCCACCAACAAATCCGTGCTGCTTAGGAGAAATGATATTTCTGAATGATGACATCAACTGAGGTAGGACAATTTTCTCAAACAGTTTTGCTAATGCAGATTGGATACATACAGGCCTATAATTGGTGACGTCAGATCTTGGGCTGCTTTGTGAATAGGACTGATGAACGACGATTTCCACGCCGATGGAAAGGTTCCGTGATAAAGACTTGCTGAATATATAAGTGATAGGTTCACAGAGCCAGGCAGCAAAGTTGCGTAGAAATATATTAGGCAGACCAAAAAGTCCTGCTCCTTTTTTTGGATCCAGGGCTAACAGCTGCTTAAAAACTTCATTGAAGTTAGCATCGAATTCATTTAGCTCCACATTTATAGCTGTCTTTGAAGTAAGATGCGAAGATATTACTAATCTCCGCATCCGAATGAGCGGTTAGGTCAATTCATGTCATTGTAGCTGGGATTCCCATATCGGTACCCCTTTTGTTCTTGACAAACCTCCAGAACTCATTTTTGTCTGAAGAGACTagatttttcactttattaatgTATGACTTGTAGCATATTGACCTTAATTTCTTGCATTCGAGTCTCAGTTGGCTAAAACATCTATAATTTGACTTAGTTTTATTTCTCCTATATCTGATATGCGcagatttctttaatttaattttatttataagttttttagAGAACCAGCAGGGAAATTTACTTGGTTTCCTCGAATATACAGGGACAAACTGAGAAATACTTTCGTgtactttattataaaaccaacTAACCTTATCATCCACTTCTTCTATTTTGTATAGCTCAATCCATTAGATCTTAAAAAGAAGGCATTAAGACTCACATAGTCGGCTTTCTTAAACGAATAAGAAGGATAATTTGGTATTAGGCTATGCTGAAAATCCAAGGAGATCTCCAGAGCCGGGTGATATTTATCTACAGTCGTGAAAGCAAGAGTTTCGTTGATTCAGAGATCCAAATTACTGAAACATAAATCCAAcagcttattatttttatttaagatgtTATTGAATTGTTGACACTCAATCAAAGCGCGGTGTACTGCTGGGCAAATTGTAATCTCCCACTATCATGATCCTTGAATCCGGAAATTTTTCTCTCAAATGTATTAATGTTTCAGTATGGGCATAGTATATCTCATAATTAGATTGTGGTGGTATATACAGTCTGTCTAGTAGAATCGTGATCGGCAAAATTTGCACATAGAGTGCCgttatcaaaataatttgaatgcACCTTTGCATTGCAAAAACTGTCAGTTTCGTGAAACTATTACAAAGTGCacgttgttttaaaaaatgagtTCCGCGTACGAGAAGCGATTTGAAGCTGTATTTCTTTGTCTACACCCTAGAGGGCCGAAAATGTCACGTTTAGCTGCAGCAAAATATATGAAGAAGTCGAAGTCATTCGTAACGAAGTGAACGAATCGGTATTTAGAAGTAAAAAATGTCGACGATTTGCCTGGGCGGGGCCCTAAAAAAGGACTTCACCAAAGCAGGACAAGAAGATCCTTGATTTGTTTGCGACGAAGCTGGGCTTATCGTTGCGTAAAGATAAAGAAGTTGTAGAGAAAAGTGTTAAAATACCGGTAGAGACGATTCGAAAACGTTTAGGCGCTAACGACGTCAAATACCGCAGCTCTCTCAAAAATCCGTTGCTCCCATCATCACACGTTAAAAAAAAGACTCGCCTGGGCCCGCGCCAATTCGGAACGGAATTGGAATAATGTAATATTCACGGATGAATCTTCATTTTGGGCAAATAGTAACATAAATCGATCTTGGTGTACCGCTAACAATCGATTGCTCCAACGAACTGTTAAACACCCAGTGAAGGTCCATGTTTGGGGATGTTTCTCAGAAAAAGGATTTGGACGCCTTTTCGTGTTTACCAGCAACTTGAATGCGGGtttgatgaacaaaatttatcaaacaGCTTTATTACCTTCAGCTGCGAAGATGTTCGGGAGAAGAGGACACCCTTGGATTTTGCAAGAAGACAATGACCCCAAACATCGCAGTCGAATGTGTGCAGAGTGGAAACAGCAAAATGGTGTTGAAGTGTTAGATTGGCCTTCACAGTCGCCTGATGCCAATCCGATAGAAAATGTGTGGGCAATAGTAAAGCAGAAACTCAGAGGAAAAACGATATGGACAGCAAAACAGTTGTCAAGACAAATTCGATTGATTTGGAAATGATTGCCTCGGCAACTCAGCTCAGAACTTAGTGCAAAGTATGAGTCGGAGGTGTGAGGTCATAATAGCGAATGGCGGTGACTATACATGTTATTAAAAGTATTGcgtacaataaatattataaacgtgtaaaatgttgtttatttgaaaCGAATCGGACAAATAAATTCCAAGTTATGGCGATCACGCTTCTACTAGACAGACTGTATACGCACCCAATGATGATACAAGCATTATCACCTTTGATCCTTATGAAGATCTGCTCTAGGTTATTATTCTCAATGGATATAAGCTCAGCTTTAATTGTTCGTTTAAAAGCAATCAGGACACCACCTCCTCTCTCGCATCCTGTCGAAGTATCCCTGTCCTTCCTTAGTGTGATATAGGAGCTATCGATGAATTCATTATTTTGAATAGATGAGTAAAACCAGGACTCTGTGATACATATTACGTCGTGCGAACTACTTGCCGATGAGGTTAAGAACTCGCTCAGTTTTGTCCTTAGACCGCGCGTATTCTGGTAGAATACTTGTAGCTGCTTTATATTTCCTTTCCTCGACGACTTGGCGAAAGTTTGTGTTAACAATTCTAGGCGTGCCATTCACGTATTTAATGGTTTTGTTTTTCACgccactgtcattcagcaatcTAAGTTTTTCCCTCAGTGATTGCAAATGTGACCGCTGAGTCGGTGTGAGATCTGACTTCAAGAAAACTCGTGTGTCAGGATCAGGTTTGGATTTTAGTATACTTCTAGCATAAGTGACAGACTGTGTCTCAATCAAAAGATG contains the following coding sequences:
- the LOC105228216 gene encoding uncharacterized protein LOC105228216 isoform X7 — translated: MHRLPLILSTPSVYWDRDAPEYALFENAMNESNINETESFLSILDEAEKLAISRKKIFQSQLEGAHRLVNSDQLVEGLKILNILVLSAPKESDVFEQALKIRGDLYLRQCYFQGAINDFEMFLHSSKKRNDHSQLCEIHGSITIACYMMRFYDKAKRHLRSYNKYKAKLSQECVNNNILETINAHIFRFECELDDYNKVESKSDTTSQEIPHLGFNEGKEIKPIPSACTYINIDHKQSKFSGVFPKVDLPKASAIFLEKPLSTGLNVPLIQCELCLHRSDQVYTCFNCRYKTYCSFDCIEKDQKIHQYECSAYRSLLIYILDAQNLYRLFIKVSMHLDEHIFSKKLFRKLMSAEDILKNIEESVDIENSEFGFLMNLLRVKPNYNKLHNMQYSTLVVTAFRLTMFIFRKANLILRFYKKLRTPDTHKMVLVGVILMRLFCHLLLNTFDFEYLISLVGKKQTYKTVYDEIAEWTKLITPVRPEDSENKLECYNLTKAEILESSTRNLEISEEQEKYMSNFTPLKHTQLCNPIERPLSIFKDKLVELYFSPSDTQFIMYGYMAEITTSHKAMSASIAKMPSMERLKFVRSFVINFHTHFLNYFLRLGVSFSHVRQILSQHCPTLRKFKHSCDPNVKVVVLDNGMLMGIALRDIKKGEELVVSFKANCIRHTRTERTTFLKHINIQCQCKACQIPVEKELINIRQGIYCDVCCGHIITASEVKCSQCGKNFNILLLKYRKEVTMMENNIARLTNPENNPNMTNRVRQ
- the LOC105228216 gene encoding uncharacterized protein LOC105228216 isoform X6 translates to MHRLPLILSTPSVYWDRDAPEYALFENAMNESNINETESFLSILDEAEKLAISRKKIFQSQLEGAHRLVNSDQLVEGLKILNILVLSAPKESDVFEQALKIRGDLYLRQCYFQGAINDFEMFLHSSKKRNDHSQLCEIHGSITIACYMMRFYDKAKRHLRSYNKYKAKLSQECVNNNILETINAHIFRFECELDDYNKVESKSDTTSQEIPHLGFNEGKEIKPIPSACTYINIDHKQSKFSGVFPKVDLPKASAIFLEKPLSTGLNVPLIQCELCLHRSDQVYTCFNCRYKTYCSFDCIEKDQKIHQYECSAYRSLLIYILDAQNLYRLFIKVSMHLDEHIFSKKLFRKLMSAEDILKNIEESVDIENSEFGFLMNLLRVKPNYNKLHNMQYSTLVVTAFRLTMFIFRKANLILRFYKKLRTPDTHKMVLVGVILMRLFCHLLLNTFDFEYLISLVGKKQTYKTVYDEIAEWTKLITPVRPEDSENKLECYNLTKAEILESSTRNLEISEEQEKYMSNFTPLKHTQLCNPIERPLSIFKDKLVELYFSPSDTQFIMYGYMAEITTSHKAMSASIAKMPSMERLKFVRSFVINFHTHFLNYFLRLGVSFSHVRQILSQHCPTLRKFKHSCDPNVKVVVLDNGMLMGIALRDIKKGEELVVSFKANCIRHTRTERTTFLKHINIQCQCKACQIPVEKELINIRQGIYCDVCCGHIITASEVKCSQCGKNFNILLLKYRKEVTMMENNIARLTNPETDKRKLYLVNTVLYLRMKNNFVPSNEIRIQVELRYARYLALKMITFNRYTV